aattcTCAACAATCAACGGatcgggaccccaccgggacgtcaaaggccacaaaattcatatttttatttttataaaatcatacataattcaaatatctattatttttgcatttttgaattattcataatttttggggaatttcggcataaattttttatttatttgatttaaatattatTCCCCATATTATTATTTTTAGGCCAAATTATTTAAATTAAGGGATAAAAATATCCTTAATTGATCTTGGGgtatttattttcaaataatataaatagctgaaaaactcattttattattcatttttatcAAAGAAAATTCAGAAATAAGAAAATAGAAAATTTGTTTTTGGGGGTAAAAAATTATTCTTCATCTTTATCCTTTGATTCCAAGAGCTACATGTTATGGTTTTTGATATTCTTTATACCAAAACAAAGCTTGATTCATGACCTTTCTATTGATACCAACATCGCGATCTGAGGTTAACTATTATACAATTTCGATTTTTGAAAATATGAGCTCGAATTGGGTTTCTGATTTTTGATGGTTGTTTGATGTTTAAACTTATTCAAAGATGTTTGTATGATTACCGGGATCATTTTGAGACATATATCTGTGATTTTCATTTGGTATTAAGGTTAATCGGATTTTTCCGATTGGTTCACCGGTTTTTGGATGCGTTTTGACCGGATTTTGTGTTCCAATAATCGATAAATGTTTTGATTTATGAATTTGTGTTGCTGGGACCGAGTAGAGTAGGTTGGATGTTGAAATCGATCGAAACAGACCAGTTATGGCCGTGTTTTTGATTCGCCGAACTTCGCGAAACCTGACCGGAGTTTCACCAGGAATCTGCGAATTTCCTAGAAATCGGTGAACTTCCAATAGGGTTCTTCGTGAATCCGGCCACGTTCTTGGAAGCCCGTTGTTTGATCTGTTTCCTCCCAAACCTGAAACAGGAAATCTGTTTCTGAATTtacctttttaaaatttatttaaaattcattttctattttcaaaaatcatttcttttatttctaaaattgttttagttatttattttatttgaccaaattcttttaaatttcaaaaattattctcttttattatttttagaaatcaaatttgatttaattatttattatttattgtaagtaattatttatggatttaattaattgattaattcatttaattaattaattttagttataaatagttaaataaaatataattatttatatttaagccaaataaatcctaaaaattatattgagcttttaaaatatatttgagtatttaaaaatcaattaatataattattaattgattattcttactttattcataataaataaacgtTCGTCCgattaatacgaaatgaacgcgtcAAGACTTAAAAAATATTTCGCTTCCAATAAAATACTTTCGAGTCCCAaatcttttgtttcgaaaggtcgcttgttttgtgAGTCGATCTGAGTCGATTACTGAGCGATAAATTATAATTTTGActcgattttagttttaaacataccgagtcgaatgttttgatgaaccaagtcatgtgttatatgaattatgtgatacgtgagttatgtgtttacgtgctatgtgaattatgtgtgtatgtgagTCTGAATTCTTGTATTTGACTATGTTCTTTATGTGTGGGCCATCATATGtgtagacgatagggttttgacgcgtaatgcgtcgagtaattatcgtttaaaCGATTAAAgttttatcttttaattatagatgcgaatCGTTCGAGTTAATTGGGACCATAAATTggaaagaatgaaatggaatggtattggatatctggcttctagcaaccgaaggagcaacatatcagtaaaTTGTTGGAATGCAAGATGGGGATGCCATAAGATGTCAGAATGAGGGATTGTATTATTGCGAGTGTGAGGCAAGTTTTCTACgatattctaattccagaatagttcaatattttacATATCCAACTATTTATGATTATGCATATATTGCTTCTCTTTTCTTAGttcaaaatagataaatgttttacatatcgctcAGTTAAATGTTTATCATACAAGTACTCTCtgctattctaagttcagaatagttaagtgtttttacttatccaaatactggATTTAAAAATGTTTTATACCTTGAGAAAAATGAtattgttgcgagtattccttcccaagtgaatggggaaataaaattatttaggatgtcaaTTGATTCATCTCTTTTCATGCATtatttttaagattggatggatactggttgcgtaagaggccgtggtgGTGGTCTAGTATGAGCCATGTATTATACTTGATTATAATACCTCACTAGGTGAATAAAATGTGAAATTCAATTTCTATTTGATGTCAAAACTTAATTTACGGTTAATATCAAAAGCGGCATtgatatatatgattgatgttgactttaaTACTTAGTACTGGTATGTTGTGAGAATCTAAGTTAGTATCAAtatcactacgccataagtgggctattgtaatgcctaaatggtgttacaataggccccAAAAGCGGTACaataggtctattgtaacaccaagGGGCGTTACAtatacgagcattacaatagacaccctattgtaacactttactgatctattgtaacagagaAGAAAACGTTACAATAGGCACCTACTGTAACACTAACTGGACCAAATGtaatcctagctctccactcctccattaCTACTGAAGTCCCCTGCCTAGaatctcgaatcaacctatctaccaaagctcccaactcaggaatgcgggagtacacaaagtctcgatcctgggctaacttgccaccaacactgacaggaacagtcttaggcatctcggactctggctcaggggcagcggtctctgaatctggcctcaagggtgaaatctgcatagggatatcactactctcagaagggtcctcctctgggtctgaactaacatacacaggctcctctggagagggtggaacggggtccacaggggtaccagtcaaactaatctctgagtctgagtcactaccactactaggatcctgagagaaaacacaaaacaacaaccaagaaacaatgttagggttaaataaagcttctagctaactcacaccctaactctagtttccacttgACCAATAAAcattttccttagactatacctaatagtctaactcaagtctatatgagtcgaacactctcgcgatatagatatattcccaaaataccccttttaaatcctaacttgtctcagggactagatcttttagctctgataccaacttatgacgccctcaatctcggggttaggaaatgaggactcacacacctctaatctaataattaaatatgcataaaacCCGATTAACTACTATCAGGATCAAAAGAATtttatctattgtaacaccaatTTTTTTAGTTAGGCAACACTGGAATTTGTGTACTGTAACAGTCTTTTtatctattgtaacactaataacatgtataatataacATTATATGTAAACAAATGTTACACTATAACAAGCAAATGTAAcagttattttaattttttttgatataTAAGGTTTTTTTAGAACAATCCATAATTAACGAAAACATCAAATCTGAGTACATAAGAGTCTCAGCTCTGCAAACTAAACTACATAACAGAACATTCTCCAAACCATCTCCAATGATAACCAAAGTACTACAAATAGTCTCATCCCAACGCCAACGACAACCAAATACTACATAATTAATTCTAAACACCAAGGCAGGAGAGTCTCATCTCTCCAACACCAACAAGTACGACATAACTACTACACAGTCAAGTTTATAAATACCAGGGCAGGAGTGAATAAAAGTAACCAAGTACATGATAAACATGAAACTTAATAACATATTTAACAAGTGGGCTTATTTAAGAACTGGGGCCTGCTTGAGTGGCGGGAGTGATTGGAGTGCAATTATCATCTTGATTGCTTGAGATGGTAGCGCAAAAGTCTTAAATATCACACTTCATACCAGGATTCGCCTCTGCTAGTTTTTTCAGCATCCAAGCCATATTCTCCTGGACTTTTCTATTTACCTTGGCTTCCATTTCACTCTCCAAATTTCGAGATATCTTTGCGGTCAACTCATCAACAATAGGTTCGGGAATATAGGATTATTTTCTGAGGCAAGTACTGTACCTTGCCTCCCCACCAACCAATCTCGTCCATGTTACCACTAGGAAGCATCACGTCGGCATCATTTCCTTCTTTCAACATCTCATCAATGGAATCCTATAAGACAAATTGCATAAATTTGTTAACGGACAAACTAAGTTTTTTTTATTTACAACTAAATATAGCTGCAATTTTTCAATGAACTATATGAGAAATTTACTTAAATTTGTTACAGGTAAAACAAACTCAGGTTTCATTATCTACAACTAAATTTACTTACCATTCTTTTCTGAATTGCATCCCTGTTTGTCTTATACTTGTGCCCTTTTTTGTGCTTACGACTTTTGAAATAAACTTTAGCTTGTGATGGGGAGGCCTGATTTGGGTCTTTGGTTTGTGGCATGTACCAAAAATAAAATGACAAATAAGGACTACATTATCATAAATgtgaaagaaaaaataaaaacaataatgATATATGGGCCAAGAAAATATCAATCTGATTAATAATAATCAGAGCAACTAATTTTAATATTAATCTGATTAATTATTAGTCTGATTAATAATCTGACGAATAATGAGACTATATTTGTTTTGCAATTATACCTAAATCGAACAATTTCAGTTTTACAATTAAAATACTGTCATACCAGTTTCTCTTTAACTTCAGCAAGAGTTTTACGACCAAGATAACGCTCAATAGGATACATACATCACAGGTGCTCCGGTCCGCCGTACTCAATTTCTTTATAAGATGAATGGGAAGGTGCACCATGATATCAAAGAAGGCAGGGGGGAAAATAATCTCAAATTCATAAAGGATGTCGACAATTTCTTCTTGAAGCCTCTTGATATCATCCAAGTGAATGACCTTAGTCCATAGACCCCTAAGAAATGCGCTAAATCTGATTAACGGTTTTGCAACATCAGCTTTTAATGATTTCTTCACAGCAAATTGTAACAAGTAGTGGAGTATAAAATGCGCGTCGTGGCTCTTATACCCCGCTACCTGCCTCTCGTCTGTGTGCACATACATACTGATATTGGAGGCACAGCCGTAAGGAAGTTTCACATTCTTTAATACCTTGTAAAACAGTTCTTTCTCCTTATTTGTCATGTCAAAGATTGCGGCAGAAATTTCAAACGGGCAGCTAAGTGATCTTTTGACTTCCCCCCAATATTAAGTAAAGTACCTAATAATttatcataattttttttttgatatGCATAACATCGAGGTTATGTCGGAGTAGATTATGCTTCCAATAGGGAAAATCGAAAAAAATTGACTTCTTCTTAAATGGGGTGttattttctctctttctcttcttaatcttttcttcaaaataattttcaaaacCAACCAACAATTGATCAACATTTGTTCCCGTTAATGGTTGTGGACTCTACCTCGTTTCAATCTGGCCATTAAATTATTTCTTGTCAAACCTCCTTTTGTGCGAGGGATCAAGAAACCTTCTGTGATGCATATAACACATTTTTTTGCTATGTTTTAGATATTCCGAACATGTCTCATAATGACACACCGGACAAGCTAGCTTACCCTTTGTGCTCCAACCGGACATCATGGCGTATCCTGGAAAGTCGCATATGGTCCACAACACCGCTGCCTGTAAATTAAAATTCTGATCAGTCATGGCATCATATGTTTGGACACCAAAATCCCATAATTCTTTTAACTCAGAAAGTAATGGCTGCATATACACATCGATACTATTTGAAGGAGAATCTGGACCCGATATCAACGTCAAAAGAATTAAATTATCTTGTTTCATGCTAAGCCAAGGCGGAAGGTTGTAGTTTACTAGTATAATTGGCCATGTACTATGATTAGCTTTTGTACGAAAAGGACAGAATCCATCAGCAGCTACGCCTAGTCTTATATTTCGCATTTCTGAAGAAAAATCGGGATAATTTGCATCCATTGTCTTCCAAGCTTCGGCGTCAGCCAGATGCCTCAATTTCCCATCTCTTATTCATTCTGTTGCCTGCCATGTCATGAGCTTTGATTATTCTTTGCACATGAATAGCCTCTGCAACCTCGGTTTTAAAGGGAAGTATCTCATCACATTTGCTGGAACCTTACTGATCAACTTGGTCGGATCATTAATAGCAGCTGAGCATTTTTTTTCTTGTAGAATCCACCTTGAAACCCCACAAGTATCACAAACTTGTTTATCTTTATTTGCGGCCCAGTATAATATGCAACTATTTGGGCATGCATGTATTTTCTTATAATCAAGACCTAGGTCTTTGATTATGTTTTTCGCAGCGTTGAAGGATAATGGCACATTGGCTTCTGGAAAAGCATCTTTTATTAATACTAATAAATCCCCGAAGGCGGACTCGGTAATCCCATGAACACACTTTAGGTGATAAAGTCTGATCATAAAACTAAGTCGAGAAAATTTTGTGCAGCCCGGATATAGCGGTTGTTTTACCTCTTCGACAAGGCGATAAAACTTTCTAGCCTCCGAATTTGGTCCTTGTTCGATATTCTGAAACCTCCTGCCCGTACAATCAAACATCGCTCCTAAATTATCTTCGAAACTGGTCCCCGTTTCACAACCCGTAAAATCTGTAGATTTTTTTACTTTGGCTTGTGAAATCTTACAAATCCACTGGACATGTAAGAAAGAAGGCCCTCTACAAATTAGATGATCATAAATTACATCTTGACGATGCCACATACGATCATTACAATCTTTGCAGGGGCACTTCATTTCATCACCTTTGGAAAAAAGAGGAAATGCATTTTCCACAAACAATTGCATCCCCTTTTTATACTCTCTGCTGGATCTTGGAAGTCCTATCCAGTTATTCAGATCATTATCAGGTTCCATTTCTAAAACCTAGGCCATTTCCAAGATTGCACCTATAAAACCGAATCAATTAAATATATACATCATACCGATATTCATAGTAAAATAACAATACAAAcataacaaaaaaattatatatacaaTATTTAATATTGTATTCCTCTTCTTCATGATACATGACATATATATAAacattattaaatattattaaaatagaaATATATAAACATTATTAAAATACACTTATACCACTATATATCCCTAATCATTTACACTACATTttcaatttaattcaataaatacTATCACTGGTTAAAATATAAGTTTTAAGGTTAGAATTGTTATTTAATTTTCTGATTTAGTTAGCAATATAATTCCCTAcacaaaatatatataattaagtaTGGTTATTgctcgtaataaaaacaaaaaagtAGATCATGGCCATTAGATGACCTGCTCTATCTCAAATCGTACAAAATTTAAATAATCGAATTTAGTCTATGTCAAATCGTACAACACACTTATAAGGGTAGACCAGGGCCATTAGATGATCTGCTCTATCTCAAATCGTAATGGTGGTCGTAGTTTATACAACGTACAACATACACACCTATAAGGGTATACCAGGGCTATTAGATGACCAGGGCCATTGTGATTCTCCGTTCTCACTTCTCAGTAATCTTAATCCATCTTAACTTTTACTCCaacttttacttgttttatgACAGGGTGGACGATACTCCTGAACTCCACGAGATAAGCATGTCATGGTGGTCGTAGTTTATACAACGTACAATTTTCAGATTGCAAAATTAACTGCTAGATTATCACTCAGTATTTTAAATAGACAGCAGCTTTTAATTCAGTTATTAAAAAATACTTTTCAGCTCATATTATTTGcaatattattttaattcagTTATTTTTCAGCTCTTTTAAATAGACAGAGCCCCAATTTCAGAAATGCCATAATAATCTCAGACTCCGTCCAGACTTGCTAATAACATTGCATCAAAGGTCAAAGCATTAGTTATTTAGTTATTCGGTGGTACTGAAATTAGCATTTCTATGCATTCACT
This sequence is a window from Apium graveolens cultivar Ventura chromosome 9, ASM990537v1, whole genome shotgun sequence. Protein-coding genes within it:
- the LOC141685328 gene encoding uncharacterized protein LOC141685328, producing the protein MEPDNDLNNWIGLPRSSREYKKGMQLFVENAFPLFSKGDEMKCPCKDCNDRMWHRQDVIYDHLICRGPSFLHVQWICKISQAKVKKSTDFTGCETGTSFEDNLGAMFDCTGRRFQNIEQGPNSEARKFYRLVEEVKQPLYPGCTKFSRLSFMIRLYHLKCVHGITESAFGDLLVLIKDAFPEANVPLSFNAAKNIIKDLGLDYKKIHACPNSCILYWAANKDKQVCDTCGVSRWILQEKKCSAAINDPTKLISKVPANVMRYFPLKPRLQRLFMCKE